In Virgibacillus sp. NKC19-16, a single genomic region encodes these proteins:
- a CDS encoding molybdopterin molybdotransferase MoeA — translation MVVERRKPIKVDEAISRLMKYAETGSVEHVPIEASYGHFLGEDLVADHHVPPFDRSPYDGFAIRSADTETAASNNPVFVEVIGEIGAGSVFEGNVGEMQAVRIMTGAQMPETCDAVVMFESVKEMDIDGKKMIQVKRRFQGGDNVSFTGEDTKQGEVLAYKGTYINPGIVALLATFGYKNVPVGRKPKVGIIATGSELLEVDEAIQPGKIRNSNAYMVYAQVERAGGEPVYFGQFSDDFETCFKQVIDALQKVDFLITTGGVSVGDYDYLPAIYEKLDANVLFNKVGMRPGSVTTVAEKEGKLLFGLSGNPSACYVGFELFTRPVIRTFLHAFHPVSKKEIAILGADFPKPNPFNRFVRGHLTYSEGKLVATSVGLDKSNVVSALGEANVLIVLPGGTRGYEAGDEVNVILLEDQEGTKLADFFEIEKRSLSHG, via the coding sequence ATTGTGGTTGAACGGCGAAAACCAATTAAAGTAGATGAAGCAATCTCGCGACTGATGAAATATGCGGAAACAGGTAGTGTTGAGCATGTGCCTATCGAAGCAAGCTATGGACATTTTCTCGGAGAGGATTTAGTTGCAGATCATCATGTACCTCCTTTTGACCGGTCGCCTTATGATGGATTTGCGATACGATCAGCAGATACAGAAACAGCTGCCAGTAACAATCCCGTGTTCGTTGAAGTGATTGGCGAAATTGGAGCAGGAAGTGTTTTTGAAGGGAACGTTGGCGAAATGCAGGCCGTACGAATTATGACAGGGGCTCAAATGCCGGAAACCTGCGATGCGGTTGTTATGTTTGAATCTGTAAAAGAAATGGATATAGACGGAAAAAAGATGATTCAAGTCAAACGCAGATTTCAAGGAGGCGACAATGTTTCCTTTACGGGTGAAGATACGAAGCAGGGGGAGGTCCTAGCATACAAGGGTACATACATTAATCCGGGAATTGTTGCATTACTGGCGACATTTGGCTATAAAAATGTTCCTGTCGGCAGGAAGCCAAAAGTCGGAATTATTGCTACAGGCAGTGAATTATTGGAAGTTGATGAGGCAATACAGCCAGGAAAAATTAGAAACAGCAATGCATACATGGTTTATGCGCAAGTCGAACGTGCCGGTGGAGAGCCTGTTTACTTTGGACAATTCAGTGATGACTTTGAGACCTGCTTCAAACAGGTAATCGATGCACTGCAAAAAGTTGACTTTTTAATCACGACAGGCGGGGTTTCCGTTGGGGATTACGATTATCTACCGGCCATTTATGAAAAATTGGATGCAAATGTGTTATTTAATAAAGTAGGTATGCGTCCGGGCAGTGTCACAACTGTTGCCGAGAAGGAAGGTAAGCTATTATTTGGTCTATCGGGAAACCCCTCCGCATGCTATGTCGGATTTGAGCTTTTCACAAGGCCAGTTATTCGTACATTCTTGCATGCATTTCATCCGGTTTCGAAAAAAGAAATCGCAATACTTGGTGCTGATTTTCCAAAGCCGAATCCCTTTAATCGTTTTGTGAGGGGGCATTTAACATACAGCGAAGGAAAGTTGGTTGCTACTTCTGTAGGGTTGGATAAATCAAATGTTGTTTCCGCTTTAGGGGAAGCGAATGTACTCATTGTCCTGCCTGGTGGAACAAGGGGATATGAAGCAGGCGATGAAGTTAATGTGATTTTGCTGGAGGATCAAGAAGGAACAAAGTTGGCTGATTTTTTTGAAATAGAAAAAAGGAGCCTGAGCCATGGCTGA
- a CDS encoding molybdenum cofactor biosynthesis protein MoaE, with translation MADTRFEITEESIQIETLIKKVERREAGAITTFMGTVREWTKGKRTIYLAYEAYVPMAVKMLAKIGEEVQSKWPDTEIAITHRVGQLDISDVAVAIAVSSPHRKAAYEANEYTIERIKQIVPIWKKEHWEDGEKWVGDQLENVPYLEGKPNMEGVEK, from the coding sequence ATGGCTGATACACGCTTTGAAATCACGGAAGAATCGATTCAAATAGAAACCTTGATAAAAAAGGTAGAGCGAAGAGAAGCCGGTGCCATAACGACATTTATGGGAACAGTGAGAGAGTGGACAAAAGGGAAAAGAACCATTTATCTTGCGTATGAGGCTTACGTACCAATGGCAGTCAAAATGCTGGCGAAGATCGGGGAAGAAGTTCAGTCGAAATGGCCGGATACAGAAATTGCGATTACACACCGTGTCGGTCAGTTAGATATTTCTGATGTTGCGGTTGCTATTGCGGTTTCTTCTCCCCATCGGAAGGCAGCATATGAAGCAAATGAGTACACGATTGAACGAATTAAACAGATCGTGCCAATTTGGAAGAAGGAACACTGGGAAGACGGGGAAAAATGGGTTGGCGATCAGCTGGAGAATGTACCATATCTAGAAGGAAAACCGAATATGGAGGGTGTTGAAAAATGA
- a CDS encoding MoaD/ThiS family protein: protein MITILLFAQLQEDIGQNRLELELEQTTVTDLKVSLQEKYNLTQLNSVMTAINEEYALNDDVIKSGDTVAFIPL, encoded by the coding sequence ATGATAACTATTTTATTATTTGCCCAGTTACAAGAAGATATTGGTCAAAATCGACTTGAATTGGAACTGGAACAAACCACAGTTACCGATTTAAAAGTGAGCCTGCAGGAAAAATATAATCTCACACAGCTGAATTCTGTGATGACCGCAATAAATGAAGAGTATGCACTGAACGATGATGTGATAAAATCTGGTGATACGGTCGCGTTTATCCCCCTGTAA
- the mobB gene encoding molybdopterin-guanine dinucleotide biosynthesis protein B: protein MEIIQIVGYKNSGKTTLVKALIETLADQGIRVASLKHHGHGGAPLGIEETDSEQHRRAGAVLSGVEGDGLFQVSKEQAWDIDQMLAIFRLMDIEVVIMEGFKKQSYNKIVLIRSEEDLHLLNEVTNIKAVLTPLELKQENYAYLVFKKTEMDALVEWISLRIQ, encoded by the coding sequence ATGGAAATCATCCAAATTGTCGGGTATAAAAACAGCGGTAAAACAACGCTTGTAAAGGCCTTGATTGAAACGCTCGCCGATCAAGGCATTAGAGTAGCATCCTTGAAACATCATGGGCATGGTGGAGCTCCTTTAGGTATAGAAGAAACCGATAGCGAACAGCACAGACGAGCCGGTGCTGTTCTATCAGGTGTGGAAGGTGATGGCCTATTTCAGGTTTCCAAAGAGCAGGCTTGGGATATCGACCAAATGCTGGCAATCTTTAGGCTAATGGATATAGAAGTAGTGATCATGGAAGGCTTTAAGAAGCAAAGTTACAACAAGATCGTTTTAATAAGAAGCGAAGAAGATCTTCACTTATTAAATGAGGTAACAAATATAAAAGCGGTACTAACACCATTGGAATTAAAGCAGGAAAACTATGCTTATCTGGTTTTTAAAAAAACAGAGATGGATGCTTTAGTTGAATGGATCAGTCTTAGGATCCAATAA
- a CDS encoding Crp/Fnr family transcriptional regulator: protein MQASLLTKNRHEELLSDQLRALLDSIGTTKEIHKDTFLFQEGMDAHDIYLVKSGLVQIGKLGEDGKELTLRICKKDDVVGELTLFSDNATYLLNAKVLTSGEVLAINKDKLEKDLMQNSELTFEFMKWVSNEMRKFQYKIRDLLLNGKKGALYSTLIRLSNSYGIEKDNGILIDLPLTNQELAAFCAATRESANRMLVDLRKQDVISTGKSGKIFIKDMQFLRDEIGCEQCPIKICNID from the coding sequence ATGCAAGCAAGTCTGCTAACAAAAAACCGTCATGAAGAATTACTATCTGATCAACTGCGTGCCCTTTTGGACTCTATCGGTACAACGAAGGAAATTCATAAGGATACCTTTCTTTTTCAAGAAGGTATGGATGCTCACGACATTTATTTGGTAAAATCAGGACTGGTACAAATCGGCAAGCTTGGTGAAGACGGAAAAGAGTTAACACTAAGAATTTGCAAAAAAGATGACGTTGTCGGCGAACTAACCTTATTCAGTGATAACGCAACATACTTACTCAATGCGAAAGTATTAACATCGGGTGAAGTCCTTGCTATTAATAAAGATAAATTAGAAAAAGACTTAATGCAAAATAGTGAACTTACCTTTGAATTTATGAAATGGGTCAGCAATGAAATGCGAAAATTTCAATACAAGATTAGAGACTTGCTTCTAAACGGGAAAAAAGGCGCCCTCTATTCAACACTCATCCGTCTATCAAACAGTTACGGAATCGAAAAAGATAATGGTATTCTCATCGATTTGCCCTTAACGAATCAGGAGCTGGCAGCATTTTGTGCCGCCACCCGCGAAAGTGCTAACCGTATGTTAGTCGACCTCAGGAAACAAGATGTTATTTCCACGGGGAAATCCGGGAAAATTTTCATCAAAGATATGCAATTTCTGAGAGATGAAATTGGTTGTGAACAATGTCCGATTAAGATCTGTAATATTGACTAG
- the mobA gene encoding molybdenum cofactor guanylyltransferase: MTGKLKGVILAGGMSRRFGSPKAFAEKDGVPFYQHSIASLKPFVTSTLIVTNPKLQPLFKQEDESIPVVNDLDSYLGQGPLAGIYTAMETSRSEWYIVIPIDVPFMETRVIEELVRAIDSDVDAIIPVVSGKMQPLISIFHHSLKDKIKNQLDNGERAVDLLLKRRNVNYIQLDREKAFININHQSDYQTFL, from the coding sequence ATGACAGGAAAATTAAAGGGAGTCATTCTCGCTGGTGGAATGTCAAGACGATTTGGTTCACCGAAAGCGTTCGCTGAAAAAGATGGTGTTCCATTTTATCAACATTCTATTGCATCATTGAAGCCTTTTGTTACTTCTACGCTTATTGTAACAAATCCTAAACTGCAACCATTGTTTAAACAAGAAGATGAAAGTATTCCAGTTGTAAATGACCTGGATAGTTACCTGGGCCAGGGACCGCTTGCCGGGATTTACACTGCAATGGAAACCAGCAGATCTGAGTGGTATATAGTCATTCCTATTGACGTACCCTTTATGGAAACTCGTGTAATAGAAGAGCTGGTCCGTGCCATCGATTCAGATGTGGATGCTATTATCCCTGTTGTCTCCGGAAAAATGCAGCCGCTCATTTCCATTTTTCATCATTCTTTAAAAGATAAAATCAAAAATCAGCTGGATAATGGGGAACGAGCTGTTGACCTATTGTTGAAAAGGCGTAATGTCAATTATATACAATTGGATCGTGAAAAAGCCTTTATTAATATAAATCACCAATCGGATTACCAAACGTTTTTATAA
- a CDS encoding MogA/MoaB family molybdenum cofactor biosynthesis protein, whose product MAHDHQKSSPVNCAVITVSDTRNVETDKSGRLIMELLTIAEHKVNMYEIIRDDSEIIRGTVEKAIKHPAVEAVIVNGGTGISYRDVTIESIQPLFDKELPGFGELFRYLSYQFDIGTAGMLSRAISGVANNRVIFSTPGSSGAVKLAMERLILPELGHTVREVNKDLPDQRDERH is encoded by the coding sequence ATGGCACACGATCATCAGAAGAGCTCTCCCGTAAATTGTGCAGTGATAACGGTCAGTGACACTAGAAATGTAGAGACAGATAAAAGCGGCAGACTGATTATGGAGTTACTAACTATCGCGGAGCACAAGGTTAACATGTACGAGATTATCCGTGATGATAGTGAGATTATTAGAGGTACAGTTGAAAAAGCGATAAAGCATCCAGCGGTTGAAGCGGTGATTGTAAATGGGGGAACGGGAATTTCTTATCGGGATGTGACAATCGAGTCGATTCAGCCATTGTTTGATAAAGAATTACCGGGCTTTGGTGAATTGTTCCGCTATCTGAGCTATCAATTCGATATAGGAACGGCAGGCATGCTATCTAGGGCAATCAGCGGTGTGGCCAATAACCGGGTTATTTTTTCCACTCCTGGTTCTTCAGGTGCAGTGAAACTGGCGATGGAGCGGCTTATTCTGCCAGAGCTTGGGCATACAGTTAGAGAGGTAAATAAAGATTTACCTGATCAAAGGGATGAAAGGCATTGA
- the modA gene encoding molybdate ABC transporter substrate-binding protein has product MKIFSLLVFLIIAGCGQASEANNKTSKLTISAASSMSESLMELKEAFEAEYPTIELTYNFGGSGTLRRQIEQGAPIDLFFSASKRDYEALKEDGLIEKGTAILENKLVVITSDHVTLNSFEEFLQSDNEMAIGTPVAVPAGSYSKAVLQEMDVWEKLEERLVFTKDVQQVLTYVNDGAVDVGMVYLSDLYGAENVNILEEVNPSYHPPIEYFSASIQNGGSKKDEAIEIFYNYVQSEKSMELFERYGFQTKPKENE; this is encoded by the coding sequence ATGAAAATTTTTAGCTTGTTGGTTTTTCTCATTATTGCAGGATGCGGACAAGCTTCTGAAGCTAATAATAAAACGTCAAAGCTTACCATTTCAGCAGCCTCCAGTATGTCGGAAAGTCTTATGGAGTTAAAAGAAGCATTTGAAGCGGAGTATCCAACGATTGAGCTTACATATAACTTCGGCGGGTCAGGAACATTACGCAGGCAAATTGAGCAGGGTGCCCCAATCGATTTGTTCTTTTCAGCTTCTAAGAGAGATTATGAAGCGTTGAAAGAGGATGGCTTGATTGAAAAAGGAACTGCCATTCTTGAAAATAAATTGGTCGTAATTACATCTGATCATGTGACGCTTAATTCGTTTGAGGAATTTTTGCAATCGGATAACGAAATGGCTATCGGCACGCCGGTTGCGGTACCAGCCGGTTCCTATTCCAAAGCGGTGTTACAGGAAATGGATGTATGGGAAAAATTGGAGGAAAGGCTTGTCTTTACAAAAGATGTCCAGCAAGTACTTACCTATGTAAATGATGGAGCCGTCGATGTGGGGATGGTTTATTTGAGTGACCTATATGGAGCGGAAAATGTAAACATCCTTGAAGAGGTTAATCCTAGTTACCATCCGCCGATTGAATATTTTTCAGCATCCATTCAAAATGGGGGTAGCAAAAAGGATGAAGCGATAGAAATATTTTATAACTATGTGCAAAGTGAAAAAAGTATGGAGCTTTTCGAACGGTATGGATTTCAAACAAAGCCTAAGGAGAATGAATAA
- the modB gene encoding molybdate ABC transporter permease subunit, with amino-acid sequence MEWSWFPVQLSFLVATAATVITFFLGILAAYWMVAKKVKGRAIIETIFFLPLVLPPTVIGFMLIIIFGNNSFVGRAIEAFTGRSVLFTVTAAVIAAAVVSFPLMYQSLKTGFLSVDSNILGAAKVDGATDWKLLILIAIPLAFRSIVTGVILSFTRAFGEFGATLMFAGNIPGKTQTIPTAIYFAIESGQTNVAWYYVLISISFSFVLLLIINQTRVKR; translated from the coding sequence ATGGAATGGTCTTGGTTTCCGGTGCAGCTTTCTTTTCTTGTGGCTACCGCAGCAACAGTTATTACCTTTTTCTTAGGAATACTTGCGGCTTATTGGATGGTAGCGAAGAAGGTTAAAGGAAGAGCGATTATTGAAACCATCTTCTTTCTGCCGCTCGTGTTGCCGCCGACAGTGATAGGTTTTATGTTAATCATCATTTTCGGTAATAACAGTTTTGTGGGGCGAGCGATTGAAGCATTTACCGGGAGGAGTGTATTATTTACAGTTACGGCTGCCGTTATAGCTGCAGCTGTTGTATCTTTCCCTTTAATGTACCAATCTCTAAAAACAGGGTTTCTATCTGTTGATAGCAACATCCTGGGAGCTGCAAAAGTAGATGGGGCGACGGATTGGAAATTATTAATATTAATCGCTATTCCTTTAGCTTTTCGGTCGATTGTGACAGGAGTCATATTAAGCTTTACAAGAGCATTTGGTGAATTTGGTGCTACGCTGATGTTTGCGGGGAATATTCCAGGCAAGACACAGACCATTCCTACTGCGATTTATTTTGCTATAGAATCCGGACAGACAAATGTAGCTTGGTATTATGTGTTGATTAGTATTAGTTTTTCGTTTGTTCTTTTGTTAATTATTAATCAGACTAGGGTGAAGAGGTAG
- a CDS encoding S66 peptidase family protein: MAIKPPILQPGDTIGVVTLGSPQSAAVINDRIQTLQDLGFQVVLGEHVYAADGFLAGTDEERASDLMNMFADDSVKLILPTRGGVGVAGILPYLDYSFIQENPKLITGYSDITVLLNVLAQYANLITFHSLMLINFSLSTPSYNYDQFFAATSVMTSQRQIENPPEMPQISRVSGNVTGPIVGGNLTSFVDTLGTPYEIDTSGRILLLEDTHEPVNTVYRYMNALKLAGKFEDCIGIVMGECPECPVSYGVTYEDLINNFLVPLGKPLMTNVATAHGAYKATIPIGATVNLNTINNTLTVMESTVS; encoded by the coding sequence ATGGCGATAAAGCCACCTATTCTGCAGCCTGGCGATACGATAGGTGTTGTAACACTGGGCAGTCCGCAATCTGCAGCTGTTATCAATGATCGAATCCAAACACTGCAGGACCTGGGATTTCAGGTTGTGCTTGGTGAACACGTCTATGCGGCGGATGGCTTTCTTGCCGGAACAGATGAGGAACGTGCCTCTGATTTGATGAATATGTTTGCCGATGATAGCGTGAAGTTGATTTTGCCAACTAGAGGTGGCGTCGGTGTCGCTGGTATTCTTCCCTATCTTGATTATTCTTTTATACAAGAAAATCCCAAATTAATAACCGGATATAGTGACATTACCGTGTTATTGAATGTATTGGCCCAATACGCAAACCTCATCACCTTTCATAGCCTTATGCTGATTAATTTTTCCCTAAGTACTCCTAGCTATAATTATGATCAATTCTTTGCAGCAACTTCCGTTATGACTTCCCAAAGACAAATTGAAAATCCCCCAGAGATGCCCCAAATTAGCAGGGTTAGCGGGAATGTAACTGGACCTATTGTTGGCGGGAATCTCACATCATTTGTGGATACGCTTGGTACACCTTATGAGATCGATACGAGCGGGAGAATTCTGTTACTGGAAGATACACATGAGCCGGTTAACACAGTTTATAGATATATGAATGCCCTCAAATTGGCTGGAAAATTTGAGGATTGTATTGGTATTGTGATGGGAGAATGCCCAGAATGTCCAGTTTCATACGGAGTGACGTATGAAGATTTAATCAATAACTTTCTTGTTCCACTAGGGAAGCCATTGATGACGAATGTTGCAACAGCACATGGGGCTTATAAAGCAACAATTCCAATTGGTGCAACGGTCAACCTTAATACGATAAATAATACGCTGACTGTAATGGAATCAACGGTTAGCTAA
- a CDS encoding TIGR02677 family protein encodes MKLEQRMLTPFVKAKYLSEPNFRRYTSIIHYLYQQHEYYYGPPALPSDIYNHIVENDSLQLFENYTEKQLDEDLKQLEEWGNVVSHADNARVSKIQDYNRSRLRYQCSDETIEIERMLEKLDGQIHRIKGSLDSKMVSSLAALVLQFQKMEFQAPLTKEERAEFHELWTEIINRFKTLREEASDYLGIIQSRNIEEAMENKDISAFRVKFTNYLTDFIIALQNNTLVIEYALKDIQDKGLVDRATQELIIYQKDKPNLEEEIKDEEMAEIYQMQWRGIQKWFVEDEYGERYVDYLLTQTNETISKFMKFLEQLTEREQQMKSKKHEFLHLAKLFEEEANFDHCLKMFGAITNIERPPHFFSERNQEIYADETIIEQGSEIKPLQNVKTVGIRKKKQIAVIEPSAEDKQLLENLRRQKAYEEQQLEEFTQRGRVALGEVEEIENFILYAILDWISKANSTTEKRGKTDNGVNYHIAKNSDQMVSVHTTEGTLTVDDYVIHFEV; translated from the coding sequence ATGAAGTTGGAGCAGCGGATGTTAACTCCCTTTGTAAAAGCAAAATACTTATCAGAACCCAATTTTAGAAGATATACAAGTATCATTCATTACTTATACCAGCAGCATGAGTACTATTATGGTCCTCCTGCTTTGCCGAGTGATATTTATAATCATATAGTAGAAAATGACTCCTTGCAATTGTTCGAGAATTACACAGAGAAACAACTGGATGAAGATTTAAAACAGCTTGAGGAATGGGGAAATGTCGTTTCACATGCGGATAATGCCAGAGTCAGCAAAATCCAGGACTACAATCGAAGTAGATTGCGCTATCAGTGTTCCGATGAAACAATTGAGATAGAACGTATGTTAGAAAAGCTCGATGGTCAAATCCATCGCATAAAAGGTTCCCTGGATTCGAAAATGGTCAGTTCGTTGGCAGCGCTTGTATTGCAATTTCAAAAAATGGAGTTTCAGGCCCCACTAACGAAAGAAGAACGCGCGGAGTTTCATGAACTTTGGACAGAGATTATCAATCGGTTTAAGACTTTAAGAGAAGAAGCATCGGATTACTTAGGTATCATTCAGAGCAGAAACATTGAAGAAGCGATGGAAAACAAAGATATTAGTGCATTCAGGGTGAAATTCACGAACTATTTGACAGATTTCATTATAGCCTTGCAAAATAACACACTTGTTATTGAATATGCATTGAAAGATATCCAGGATAAAGGCCTGGTTGATCGGGCTACTCAAGAACTGATTATCTACCAGAAGGACAAGCCCAATCTTGAAGAAGAAATCAAAGATGAAGAGATGGCAGAAATCTATCAAATGCAATGGAGAGGGATTCAAAAATGGTTTGTTGAAGATGAATACGGAGAGCGGTATGTTGACTATCTATTAACCCAAACTAATGAAACGATTAGTAAATTCATGAAATTTCTGGAACAACTCACCGAACGCGAACAACAAATGAAAAGTAAAAAGCATGAATTTCTACATTTGGCAAAATTGTTTGAGGAAGAAGCGAACTTCGATCATTGCTTGAAAATGTTCGGAGCGATCACCAACATTGAAAGGCCACCACATTTCTTTTCCGAGCGAAATCAAGAAATTTATGCTGATGAAACAATTATCGAACAAGGTTCAGAAATCAAGCCACTACAAAACGTCAAAACAGTTGGCATCAGAAAGAAAAAGCAAATAGCCGTCATTGAACCGAGCGCGGAAGATAAACAGTTATTGGAAAACTTGAGACGACAGAAGGCCTATGAGGAGCAACAACTGGAGGAATTCACACAAAGAGGCAGGGTTGCGTTGGGCGAAGTAGAAGAAATAGAAAACTTTATTTTATATGCCATTCTGGATTGGATCAGCAAAGCAAATTCCACAACGGAAAAACGCGGCAAGACGGATAACGGCGTTAATTACCATATTGCAAAAAATAGTGATCAAATGGTAAGCGTTCATACAACAGAAGGAACACTAACAGTCGATGATTATGTCATTCATTTCGAGGTGTGA
- a CDS encoding TIGR02678 family protein, protein MIDVVEGNKKQISEEVQRCIRLLIERFWITRDDNEELYYLIKDNEAEIKAFFRDTFRYRLIITHDLVKLEKVPVKTYNWMGNKEVKSQTTFKKQRDFVFLFCILAFIEGKGRDDQFSLQNICEAIQAYYPQADDREHVTITWKEGSGYQNRLSLIRVLKYALKMKLIVEVDQHLEDFAADDEHDVLFERTPYVTYFIRNFKDLFAWKTYNDFKAHLDNENDEYIDGKHRFYRRLFLEPIVYHHEITEDEQDYVKRFYHKIESNVHKYTGYEYERYKHNSVLTKTTMASGEVVHPAENMLSNLILRFAGCILENQTDYEFSFTNEVDMSNNEIQQILTKLKMSDSRFWSKSFKQMTSENLRNVVTNYLVNWNFADVKDDKTLTLKEGLFRIVGNYSNEHTKDKEGNQT, encoded by the coding sequence GTGATAGATGTAGTAGAGGGAAACAAAAAACAAATTAGTGAAGAAGTGCAGCGTTGCATTAGGCTATTAATCGAACGCTTTTGGATTACAAGAGATGATAATGAGGAATTATATTATCTCATCAAAGATAATGAAGCAGAAATTAAAGCATTTTTTCGGGACACGTTTCGCTACCGCTTGATCATTACCCATGATTTAGTAAAACTCGAGAAAGTTCCTGTCAAAACATACAACTGGATGGGAAATAAAGAGGTAAAGAGTCAGACCACCTTCAAAAAACAACGTGACTTTGTCTTTTTGTTTTGTATACTAGCATTTATTGAGGGCAAAGGAAGAGACGACCAGTTTTCGCTGCAAAATATATGTGAGGCAATTCAGGCATATTACCCACAAGCAGACGACAGGGAGCATGTAACGATTACCTGGAAAGAAGGTTCCGGTTATCAAAACCGACTCTCCTTAATCCGTGTCTTAAAATACGCGTTGAAAATGAAGTTGATTGTTGAAGTGGATCAACATCTGGAAGACTTTGCCGCGGACGATGAACACGACGTATTATTTGAGCGAACACCATATGTTACTTATTTTATTCGTAATTTCAAAGATTTATTTGCATGGAAAACCTATAATGATTTCAAGGCGCACCTGGATAATGAAAATGACGAATATATCGATGGGAAACACCGATTTTATCGGCGCCTGTTTTTAGAGCCAATTGTTTATCATCATGAAATAACGGAAGATGAACAAGATTATGTGAAGCGGTTCTATCATAAGATCGAAAGCAATGTTCACAAATATACAGGCTATGAATACGAGCGCTATAAGCATAACTCGGTATTAACGAAAACAACGATGGCTTCCGGTGAAGTAGTCCACCCTGCCGAAAATATGCTGTCAAACCTTATCTTGAGATTCGCCGGGTGTATACTGGAAAATCAGACAGACTATGAATTTTCATTTACGAATGAAGTCGACATGTCCAATAATGAAATACAGCAGATTCTAACAAAACTAAAGATGAGCGACTCCCGTTTCTGGTCGAAAAGTTTTAAGCAAATGACCTCCGAAAACCTACGAAATGTTGTTACAAATTATCTGGTGAACTGGAATTTTGCAGATGTGAAAGATGATAAAACACTGACATTAAAAGAAGGGCTTTTCCGTATTGTTGGGAACTATTCCAATGAACATACAAAGGATAAGGAGGGAAATCAAACATGA